One segment of Mugil cephalus isolate CIBA_MC_2020 chromosome 14, CIBA_Mcephalus_1.1, whole genome shotgun sequence DNA contains the following:
- the LOC125019519 gene encoding fatty acid-binding protein 10-A, liver basic-like — MDFNGTWKVYEEENLEEFLKAVDAPQMIVKMRKEVKPVTVIEQNGKDFTFTLKTPVCTKTHSFSIGKESEITGVDGRKIKCTVREENGKLIAVSDKFTSVREIQGDELIETVTAGSVTFICKSKRV, encoded by the exons atggACTTCAACGGCACCTGGAAAGTGTACGAAGAGGAAAACCTCGAGGAGTTCCTCAAAGCAGTCG ATGCTCCTCAAATGATTGTCAAAATGCGGAAGGAAGTTAAACCGGTGACGGTGATTGAGCAGAACGGCAAAGACTTCACCTTCACCCTGAAGACTCCTGTCTGCACCAAGACCCACTCGTTCAGCATCGGAAAGGAGTCTGAGATCACCGGTGTGGACGGCAGGAAGATTAAG TGCACTGTCAGAGAGGAAAATGGGAAGCTGATTGCTGTATCTGACAAATTTACTTCCGTCCGAGAGATCCAGGGGGACGAGTTGATTGAG ACGGTCACTGCTGGCTCTGTGACGTTCATCTGTAAAAGTAAACGAGTCTGA